The following proteins come from a genomic window of Mucinivorans hirudinis:
- a CDS encoding Periplasmic [Fe] hydrogenase, translated as MKGIINIAEHNCSDCYRCVKACNIKAISVRANEAKICESECTRCGECLEVCPHDMIELRDDVEYVKRLIKRNERVAVSLHWSWNSEFAGIEDFRMVEALKLLGFTNVSEMLLGSEYYEECLVQKLYNEPKSYFGIECPVVVRLVTMHYPHLVENLPPIAHPAVLHGRMLRQWFGADCRVVHITPCVAMKPQDADEGEIDAVLTFSELRQWMWDEGVEFDFIPGNENYHFEPYKATHRRGVVVENMFNRIILSGFKRTTKTLEQAALLPERMVTELWSCSGGCLESTGATDGVPLVIKELEQRIRKYDNHGGYSLPRVSERGDYAVLEMVSSNVAESQIEQALQNIGKFRPSDYYNCSACGYDSCRDFALAIVKGKAEQEMCVSYSRNLAQKKFTTLLSKMPSGVMLADHNLRIIEANSKIADILGAEAQLIFGANQGMRGADLEKLITFTPLISGCLAWNKDVTDEQVQIGEQIYRVSAFSVEPHRVVCVVVNQAKNSGYISEQAATMAREAIAENLEAVQKIAHLLGETASRTEAVINSIIKW; from the coding sequence ATGAAAGGTATAATCAATATTGCGGAGCATAATTGCTCGGATTGCTATAGATGCGTGAAGGCGTGCAACATTAAGGCTATTTCAGTCAGGGCGAACGAGGCGAAGATTTGTGAGAGTGAATGTACCCGCTGCGGAGAGTGCCTTGAGGTGTGTCCGCACGATATGATTGAGCTCAGGGACGATGTAGAGTATGTAAAGCGGCTTATCAAGCGCAATGAACGGGTGGCTGTTTCGCTCCATTGGTCGTGGAACTCGGAGTTTGCGGGCATAGAGGATTTTCGTATGGTGGAGGCGCTTAAACTATTGGGATTCACAAATGTAAGCGAAATGTTGCTCGGCTCGGAATATTACGAGGAGTGCTTGGTGCAGAAGCTCTACAATGAACCTAAATCATATTTTGGCATTGAATGCCCCGTTGTTGTGCGACTAGTCACGATGCACTACCCCCACTTAGTCGAAAACCTGCCACCCATTGCCCACCCCGCCGTACTCCACGGCAGGATGTTGCGCCAATGGTTTGGTGCGGATTGTAGGGTGGTGCATATCACACCTTGTGTGGCGATGAAGCCACAGGACGCTGATGAGGGTGAGATTGATGCAGTGCTTACCTTCAGTGAGCTACGCCAGTGGATGTGGGACGAGGGGGTGGAATTCGACTTTATCCCGGGTAACGAAAACTACCATTTTGAACCCTACAAAGCTACCCATCGTCGCGGGGTTGTGGTCGAGAATATGTTCAACAGAATAATACTCAGCGGATTCAAACGAACAACAAAGACGCTGGAACAGGCGGCACTGCTACCCGAAAGAATGGTTACGGAGCTGTGGAGTTGCTCGGGCGGGTGCTTGGAGAGTACGGGTGCTACGGATGGGGTGCCTCTGGTTATCAAGGAACTAGAGCAGAGGATACGAAAATATGATAACCACGGTGGATACTCTCTACCGCGCGTGAGTGAGAGGGGAGATTATGCTGTTTTAGAGATGGTTTCAAGCAATGTTGCCGAATCTCAAATTGAGCAGGCGCTTCAAAACATTGGGAAATTTCGCCCCTCGGACTACTATAATTGCAGCGCGTGCGGCTATGACAGCTGCCGTGACTTTGCGCTGGCAATTGTCAAAGGAAAAGCGGAGCAAGAAATGTGCGTGTCGTATAGCCGTAATTTGGCGCAAAAGAAGTTTACGACACTGCTCTCCAAAATGCCTTCGGGAGTGATGCTGGCGGATCACAACCTCCGTATAATAGAGGCTAACAGTAAGATAGCCGATATTTTGGGTGCAGAGGCGCAGTTGATTTTCGGTGCAAATCAAGGTATGCGCGGGGCTGACCTCGAGAAGTTGATAACATTTACGCCTTTAATTTCCGGCTGCTTAGCGTGGAACAAGGATGTCACCGACGAACAGGTGCAAATTGGAGAGCAGATATATCGCGTGTCAGCATTTTCGGTTGAACCTCACAGGGTTGTATGCGTGGTGGTGAATCAGGCGAAAAATAGCGGTTACATTTCTGAACAGGCAGCGACAATGGCGCGTGAGGCGATAGCGGAAAATTTGGAGGCGGTGCAGAAAATTGCACACCTGCTTGGCGAGACTGCCTCGCGGACAGAAGCGGTCATTAATTCCATAATTAAGTGGTGA
- a CDS encoding Beta-propeller domains of methanol dehydrogenase type: MRRFFVVFLLLTALLAHSQDVPKPARALVNDFAGLFTAQQKALLEDSLLRFERATSNEIAVVTVNSLDGYTPADYALKLLRDWAVGKKEKDNGVVMLIKPRNQTKGEVYIAVGYGLEGVLPDSRTGRIIDNEMIPALREGDYHKAAMRGAEALMAATRGEYTGDRQEDMGDALMGLLPIVLIIILFIVISAKARRGGGGDSGNSGGSGRGFIPPILFPPGRGFGGRGGGFGGFGGFGGFGGGSGGGGGAGRSF; encoded by the coding sequence ATGAGACGATTTTTTGTAGTTTTTCTTTTACTGACGGCTCTGCTCGCTCATTCTCAGGATGTTCCCAAGCCGGCACGCGCATTAGTCAATGACTTTGCAGGACTCTTTACGGCTCAGCAAAAGGCACTATTGGAGGACTCCTTGCTTCGATTCGAGAGGGCAACATCCAACGAAATTGCAGTTGTAACCGTGAATTCATTAGATGGTTACACGCCCGCCGATTATGCCTTGAAGCTATTGCGCGACTGGGCTGTAGGAAAAAAAGAGAAGGATAATGGCGTTGTGATGCTCATCAAACCGCGCAACCAAACCAAGGGTGAGGTCTATATCGCCGTTGGATATGGTCTGGAGGGTGTGTTGCCCGACAGTAGAACAGGGCGAATTATTGATAATGAGATGATTCCTGCGCTACGAGAGGGTGATTACCACAAGGCAGCAATGCGTGGGGCTGAGGCTCTGATGGCGGCAACGCGTGGCGAATATACGGGTGACAGACAAGAAGATATGGGCGATGCTCTGATGGGGCTATTGCCGATTGTTTTGATAATAATATTGTTTATCGTAATTTCAGCGAAAGCGCGTAGAGGTGGAGGTGGTGATAGTGGCAATAGCGGCGGTTCGGGGCGCGGCTTTATTCCTCCGATACTTTTCCCACCGGGCAGAGGTTTCGGCGGTAGAGGCGGCGGCTTTGGTGGATTTGGCGGATTTGGCGGATTTGGCGGAGGCTCGGGCGGCGGAGGTGGCGCAGGACGGAGCTTTTGA
- a CDS encoding transposase, which yields MSDKSTFKVLFVAHKGKLKRNGRAPILARITVNGQMTHITTQCDVLPERWVGKEGRTVGTTKEDKLINSMLQEFYALIFNQYNEMFRRGEVITSSKLKNSITSKDERCMNLLELCYLHNEDYKKLVGKETTYKTYSRYILTRNHLADFIVSKYTSRNIILADISPKFVSDFYTFVRNNGDHSNNYSIKFVQRFRTIYNVALNNGWVSTDPFATFKFHFDKTERGCLTLEDVKTMLGKKMPSERLEAVRDVFVFSCFTGFAYVDVCNLTKDCLVRGDDGNLWITTKRQKTNVPVYVPLLEIPLAIIEKNAASAKGDKLLSIPSNQKVNDYLKEIASICGVNQKVTFHLARHTFASSILLSNGVPIETARVLLGHSNIRTTQIYTHISKNRISSEMGELANRLTSKGVQMSC from the coding sequence ATGTCTGATAAAAGCACATTCAAAGTCTTATTTGTTGCCCACAAGGGCAAACTCAAACGCAATGGTCGAGCACCAATTTTGGCTCGCATAACCGTCAATGGTCAGATGACCCACATTACAACGCAGTGCGATGTCTTGCCCGAAAGATGGGTTGGCAAAGAGGGGCGAACAGTCGGCACAACCAAAGAGGACAAACTCATAAACTCAATGTTGCAGGAGTTTTACGCACTGATTTTCAACCAATACAACGAAATGTTTCGCCGGGGTGAGGTCATCACCTCCTCGAAACTCAAAAACTCTATAACCTCGAAAGATGAGCGGTGTATGAACCTCTTGGAGCTTTGCTACTTGCACAACGAGGATTACAAGAAACTTGTGGGCAAAGAGACAACCTACAAAACCTACTCCCGCTATATTCTCACCCGCAACCACTTAGCAGACTTTATCGTCTCCAAGTACACATCACGGAATATTATCCTTGCCGACATCTCCCCAAAGTTTGTGAGCGACTTCTATACCTTTGTCCGCAATAACGGCGACCACTCGAACAACTACTCAATTAAGTTTGTGCAGCGATTCAGAACGATTTACAATGTCGCCCTCAATAACGGATGGGTATCGACCGACCCTTTTGCCACCTTCAAATTCCACTTCGACAAGACCGAAAGAGGCTGCTTGACCCTCGAAGATGTCAAGACGATGCTGGGCAAAAAGATGCCCTCAGAGAGGTTAGAGGCTGTGCGAGATGTATTTGTCTTCAGCTGTTTCACCGGATTTGCTTATGTGGATGTCTGCAACTTGACGAAAGATTGCTTGGTAAGGGGCGATGACGGCAATTTATGGATTACCACAAAGCGACAAAAGACAAATGTGCCTGTCTATGTGCCACTTTTGGAGATTCCCCTTGCCATAATCGAAAAAAACGCTGCAAGTGCTAAGGGAGACAAACTTTTATCAATTCCCTCGAATCAAAAGGTTAATGATTACCTCAAAGAGATAGCCTCTATATGCGGTGTCAATCAGAAAGTTACATTCCATCTTGCCCGTCATACTTTCGCCTCTTCAATTCTACTCTCCAATGGTGTGCCCATCGAAACGGCACGGGTACTGCTCGGACACTCCAACATTCGCACTACGCAAATCTACACCCATATCTCCAAAAACCGCATCAGCAGTGAGATGGGTGAGCTTGCTAATCGCCTCACAAGCAAAGGCGTGCAGATGAGTTGCTAA
- a CDS encoding phage assoficated DNA adenine methyltransferase, with amino-acid sequence MIQTKPLGKTPISYYGGKQTLLKHILPLIPKHTLFTEPFCGGCAVLFAKEPADCEVINDTNAELINFYRVAKTDYEELKKRIDGTLHSRDEHTHARHINTHPHFYTPVERAWAVWACSKMGFASMLDGTFGYDRTGTTALKLFNARDNFTEQLCNRLKRVTIENEDGIRVITRYDCETAFHFVDPPYIGSDCGHYAGSFNDEDFARLLETLSQVKGRFMLTMFPHALIQEYANRHGWHIHKIERTISASKTNRRKQEEWITTNY; translated from the coding sequence ATGATACAGACCAAACCATTAGGCAAAACGCCGATAAGTTACTACGGCGGCAAGCAGACCTTGCTTAAACATATTCTGCCCCTAATCCCAAAACATACCCTTTTCACCGAGCCGTTTTGCGGTGGGTGTGCCGTGCTGTTTGCCAAAGAGCCTGCCGACTGCGAGGTTATCAACGACACCAACGCCGAGTTGATAAACTTCTACCGAGTAGCCAAAACGGACTACGAAGAGCTGAAAAAGCGAATTGACGGCACGCTGCACTCACGGGACGAGCACACCCACGCTCGCCACATCAATACCCATCCCCACTTCTACACCCCTGTCGAAAGGGCTTGGGCGGTATGGGCGTGTAGCAAGATGGGCTTCGCCTCGATGCTTGACGGCACATTCGGCTACGACCGCACCGGGACAACGGCTCTCAAACTCTTTAATGCAAGGGACAACTTCACCGAACAGCTCTGCAATCGCCTCAAACGAGTAACCATCGAAAACGAGGATGGCATCCGTGTTATTACCCGCTACGACTGTGAAACAGCATTCCACTTTGTAGACCCGCCATATATCGGCTCAGATTGCGGACACTATGCTGGCTCGTTCAACGATGAGGATTTTGCTCGACTTTTAGAAACCCTCTCCCAAGTCAAAGGCAGATTTATGCTGACGATGTTTCCGCACGCTCTTATACAAGAATATGCCAATCGCCACGGCTGGCATATTCACAAAATCGAGCGTACAATCTCCGCCAGCAAAACCAACCGTAGAAAGCAGGAGGAGTGGATTACAACCAATTATTAA
- a CDS encoding Structural protein P5, translating to MRGLSNKNPGNIRISKVKYLGEITPSKDKAFKQFESMAYGYRAMFVLLDSYRRNGYKTLRQMINRYAPPVENHTANYIKFVTEKARVFEDVEIDTQDPAEMIPIVSAMSQMENGVPANYEDVRQGWELFVKHKP from the coding sequence ATGCGAGGACTCAGCAACAAAAACCCCGGCAACATTCGCATCTCCAAAGTCAAATACTTGGGAGAAATAACGCCCTCAAAGGATAAGGCGTTCAAACAATTCGAGTCGATGGCTTACGGCTATCGGGCGATGTTTGTCTTACTGGATAGCTACCGCCGCAACGGATACAAAACCCTGCGGCAGATGATTAACCGCTACGCTCCACCTGTGGAGAACCACACCGCCAACTATATCAAATTCGTAACCGAGAAGGCTCGTGTATTTGAGGATGTCGAAATAGACACCCAAGACCCTGCCGAGATGATACCCATCGTATCGGCAATGTCCCAAATGGAGAACGGAGTACCTGCCAACTACGAAGATGTCCGTCAAGGCTGGGAGCTATTCGTAAAACACAAGCCGTAA
- a CDS encoding Imidazolonepropionase encodes MIITNIKGIVGCWQADCERVAGAEMAQIPIVENGYLIVEEGVVHDFGSMDNFPFEREDFDATGRYLLPAFCDSHTHLIYAAPRASEWVDRIKGLSYEDIARRGGGILNSVDALRAKSEEELYADALCRVAEIRQTGTGAVEIKSGYGLDLENELKMLRVAARLRESTDLTIRTTLLAAHAVPREYQGNREGYVDYIIRDIIPSVAAQGIADYVDVFCDEGFFTVADTERILDKALQYGIRGKIHSNELAAIGGVELACTKGCLSADHLERMNQAAFEAFARSPQTMPTALPAASFFLGIPYTPIRGMIDRGLAVALASDFNPGSAPSGNMQFVGTLACTQASMLPTEALTASTLNSAAAMGLSHSHGAIRRGAPAALLITKIMPCLDYLYYNFGSNNIAHTLL; translated from the coding sequence ATGATTATAACCAACATAAAAGGGATTGTCGGATGTTGGCAAGCCGATTGTGAGAGGGTTGCCGGAGCGGAGATGGCACAAATTCCAATCGTAGAGAATGGTTATCTGATTGTCGAAGAGGGTGTTGTGCACGATTTTGGCTCAATGGACAACTTTCCCTTTGAGCGTGAGGACTTTGATGCAACTGGCAGGTATCTCCTCCCCGCTTTCTGTGACAGCCACACCCACCTTATTTATGCAGCCCCTCGTGCGAGTGAGTGGGTAGACCGAATCAAGGGCCTTAGCTATGAGGATATTGCGCGTCGCGGTGGTGGTATACTCAACTCCGTAGATGCACTCCGTGCCAAGAGCGAAGAGGAGTTATATGCCGACGCACTGTGCCGCGTGGCGGAAATTCGCCAAACGGGCACAGGTGCTGTTGAGATAAAGAGCGGATATGGTCTTGATTTAGAGAATGAGCTAAAGATGTTACGCGTGGCGGCAAGGCTCAGAGAGTCCACCGACCTCACAATTCGCACCACCCTGCTTGCCGCCCACGCCGTGCCACGCGAATATCAGGGTAACAGAGAGGGGTATGTCGATTATATTATTAGAGATATAATACCTTCGGTTGCCGCTCAGGGTATTGCCGACTATGTCGATGTCTTTTGCGACGAGGGTTTCTTTACGGTTGCCGATACGGAGCGCATTCTTGATAAGGCACTTCAATATGGCATCAGGGGTAAAATTCACTCCAATGAGCTGGCAGCAATCGGAGGTGTGGAGCTTGCCTGCACCAAGGGTTGTCTCTCGGCAGACCACTTAGAGAGGATGAACCAAGCCGCTTTCGAAGCCTTTGCCCGCTCGCCACAAACTATGCCCACGGCACTGCCTGCCGCCTCCTTCTTTTTGGGCATCCCCTACACCCCCATCCGCGGGATGATTGACCGAGGGTTAGCTGTGGCTTTAGCTTCTGACTTCAACCCGGGGAGCGCCCCGAGCGGAAATATGCAATTCGTCGGCACATTGGCTTGCACACAGGCATCAATGCTTCCTACGGAGGCACTAACCGCCTCTACGCTCAATTCGGCAGCCGCAATGGGGCTTAGCCACAGCCACGGTGCAATTAGGCGTGGAGCACCCGCAGCACTGCTTATCACCAAGATTATGCCCTGTTTAGACTATCTTTACTATAATTTCGGGAGCAACAACATTGCCCACACGCTTTTGTAG
- a CDS encoding Dipeptidyl peptidase IV encodes MLLIAATTIAVAQQKQIDYEAINRGSFYARGVSGLRGMNDGEHYTTIGNGTIVRWRYWDGQVADTIFKTSDYNPLIRFSNYQFSDDESKILFATEREGIYRHSSKANFYIFDRTEKSLKPVSQKGKQQEATLSPDGRKVAFVRDNNLFMVDLASGTEKQITGDGRKNEVINGIPDWVYEEEYGFSRAFEWSPSSDAIAFYRFDESRVKEYSMNTFNGNLYPVNFDFKYPKAGEKNSIVQIKVYRLEGGKTVNVDLGTELDQYIPRIQWTGIKDELAVHRLNRLQNRYSLLFVNANTGASTVIYNESSPRYIERIDDSKLTFLPDGKRFIVQNENDGWMHLYLYDHKGKMLHQITKGEWEVTSIDGVDFKNGKLYYTSTETSPLRRDLFVVDFTKPNSFRSRKCLTNRDGTYSTAMSKGQKYYINTFSNSTTPTRVTLHTSNGSMIRVLEDNARLSESLREWDMPVKEFVKIPVNGVVLNGYILKPKNFDPAKKYPLFMTQYSGPGSQNVADRWGMGWEAALLKEGYLVACVDGRGTGFRGEDFRKCTYRELGKYETEDQIAAAKWFAEQSYIDGKRIGIYGWSFGGFMALNCILKGADIFAVAVSVAPVTNWRYYDTIYTEVYNGLPQDNPQGYDNNSPINFADKLRGKLLLAHGSADDNVHIQNSYEMVEAFVQAGKDFEWVIYPDKDHGMGSSHNHLIRKAIDFVKRNL; translated from the coding sequence ATGTTACTAATCGCGGCAACCACTATTGCCGTAGCACAGCAAAAGCAAATCGACTATGAGGCAATCAACAGAGGAAGTTTTTATGCGCGCGGTGTTAGTGGGCTGCGCGGAATGAACGATGGCGAGCATTATACCACAATCGGAAACGGAACGATTGTACGCTGGCGCTATTGGGACGGACAGGTGGCTGACACCATATTCAAAACCTCGGATTACAATCCACTCATACGATTCAGCAACTATCAATTCTCGGATGATGAATCCAAGATATTATTTGCGACGGAGCGCGAGGGTATCTATCGACACTCGTCGAAGGCTAATTTTTATATCTTTGACAGAACCGAAAAAAGCTTGAAACCGGTATCACAAAAAGGCAAGCAGCAGGAGGCTACCCTTTCGCCAGATGGTCGCAAAGTGGCTTTTGTGCGGGATAACAACTTGTTTATGGTGGATTTGGCAAGTGGAACAGAGAAGCAAATTACGGGAGATGGGCGTAAGAATGAGGTGATTAACGGAATTCCGGATTGGGTCTACGAGGAGGAGTATGGCTTTAGTCGTGCCTTTGAGTGGTCGCCATCCTCGGATGCGATTGCCTTCTATCGCTTTGACGAAAGCCGCGTTAAGGAGTATTCGATGAATACTTTTAATGGCAATCTCTATCCCGTCAATTTCGATTTCAAATACCCCAAGGCGGGCGAAAAGAACTCTATTGTTCAGATTAAGGTCTACCGATTGGAGGGTGGTAAGACCGTTAATGTCGATTTGGGAACCGAGTTAGACCAATATATCCCGCGCATTCAATGGACAGGCATAAAGGATGAATTGGCGGTGCACCGACTCAATCGCCTCCAAAATCGTTACAGCCTGCTCTTTGTCAATGCAAACACGGGCGCCTCTACGGTTATTTACAACGAAAGTTCACCACGCTATATCGAACGGATAGATGACAGCAAATTAACATTTCTGCCCGATGGCAAGCGCTTTATAGTTCAAAATGAGAATGACGGCTGGATGCACCTCTACCTATATGACCACAAGGGCAAGATGCTCCACCAGATTACCAAAGGCGAATGGGAGGTTACATCCATTGATGGTGTAGACTTCAAAAACGGCAAGTTGTACTATACCTCGACAGAAACTTCACCCCTCAGACGCGATTTATTCGTAGTCGATTTCACCAAACCCAATAGCTTCCGTAGCCGCAAGTGCCTCACCAATCGAGATGGAACATACTCAACGGCAATGAGCAAGGGACAGAAATATTATATCAACACTTTTTCTAACTCTACGACCCCGACGCGTGTAACGCTCCATACCTCAAATGGAAGTATGATTCGCGTATTGGAGGATAATGCACGCCTGAGCGAGAGTCTGCGCGAGTGGGATATGCCCGTGAAGGAGTTTGTGAAAATTCCGGTGAATGGTGTTGTCTTGAATGGTTACATATTGAAACCCAAGAATTTTGACCCTGCCAAGAAATACCCGCTCTTTATGACTCAGTACAGTGGTCCCGGCTCGCAAAATGTTGCCGACCGCTGGGGAATGGGCTGGGAGGCGGCACTCTTGAAGGAGGGCTATCTGGTGGCGTGTGTGGATGGACGCGGAACGGGTTTCCGTGGCGAGGATTTCCGCAAGTGCACCTATCGCGAGTTGGGAAAGTACGAGACCGAAGACCAAATAGCTGCTGCTAAGTGGTTTGCCGAACAATCCTATATCGATGGCAAACGTATCGGCATATATGGGTGGAGCTTCGGCGGATTTATGGCGCTGAACTGCATTTTGAAGGGGGCAGATATTTTTGCGGTGGCAGTTTCGGTTGCTCCCGTTACGAATTGGCGCTACTACGACACAATATATACCGAAGTTTATAACGGTCTGCCACAGGACAATCCCCAAGGGTATGACAACAACAGCCCCATTAATTTTGCCGACAAACTCCGCGGCAAATTACTCTTGGCACACGGCTCGGCAGATGATAATGTCCACATTCAGAACTCTTATGAGATGGTAGAGGCTTTTGTGCAAGCGGGCAAAGATTTCGAGTGGGTAATTTATCCCGACAAAGACCACGGAATGGGCAGCTCGCATAATCACCTGATTCGCAAGGCTATTGATTTTGTAAAGCGGAATCTGTAG
- a CDS encoding Acetylornithine deacetylase, protein MNFFIPLFYRYLIVNLLNLLIFSKITFIVAPYLASGLSRNNILIINYDETIRSCAGLQELKKIMNYCFMKWTNLLKKLISTPSFSREEDKSADLLYNFLIAEGVMNVSREGNNVWAFNRFFNPEKPTILLNSHHDTVRPNPAYSRDPFEPAEEDGKIYGLGSNDAGASVVALAAAFLHFYNQVDFRYNLCLALTAEEEVSGRGGIESLLPLLPEIDFAIVGEPTLMQMAVAERGLMVLDCLARGKAGHAAREEGENSIYKALKDIEWFRNYRFARVSPLFGAVKMSVTVIGAGSQHNVVPAECRFTVDVRTTECYTNQEVLSIIRENVDCEVLARSMRLKPSSISLDHPLVKIGLEMGLNYYGSPTTSDQALLSCPSLKMGVGDSARSHTADEYVYIEEIAKGIEQYKTMLYKLLQ, encoded by the coding sequence ATGAATTTTTTCATACCTTTGTTTTATCGATACCTTATTGTAAACTTGCTTAATTTATTGATATTTAGTAAAATAACTTTTATTGTCGCCCCATACTTGGCATCGGGTCTCAGTCGTAATAATATACTGATAATCAACTATGATGAGACCATACGTAGCTGTGCGGGGTTACAGGAACTAAAAAAAATAATGAACTATTGTTTTATGAAATGGACAAATTTACTAAAAAAATTAATATCCACGCCATCTTTTTCGCGCGAGGAGGATAAAAGTGCGGATTTGTTATATAATTTCCTAATCGCAGAGGGTGTTATGAACGTGTCGAGAGAGGGTAATAACGTGTGGGCATTCAATAGATTTTTCAATCCCGAGAAGCCCACGATTCTGCTCAACTCCCACCACGACACTGTCCGTCCTAACCCAGCCTACTCGCGCGACCCTTTCGAGCCCGCCGAGGAGGATGGTAAAATCTACGGTCTTGGTAGTAACGATGCAGGGGCAAGTGTTGTTGCGCTTGCGGCTGCTTTTTTACACTTTTACAATCAGGTAGATTTTCGATATAACCTCTGCTTGGCACTCACAGCCGAAGAGGAGGTTAGTGGTAGAGGCGGCATAGAGTCGTTGCTGCCGCTGCTGCCTGAGATTGATTTTGCGATAGTGGGCGAGCCTACACTTATGCAAATGGCTGTTGCAGAGCGCGGACTTATGGTTCTCGATTGTTTGGCTCGGGGGAAGGCGGGGCACGCGGCACGAGAGGAGGGGGAAAATTCTATTTACAAGGCATTGAAGGATATCGAGTGGTTCCGCAATTACAGATTTGCACGGGTGAGCCCTCTGTTTGGTGCTGTAAAAATGAGTGTTACAGTGATAGGAGCGGGTTCGCAACACAATGTTGTACCGGCGGAGTGCCGTTTCACAGTTGATGTACGCACCACGGAGTGTTATACCAACCAAGAGGTTTTGTCAATTATTCGCGAAAACGTTGATTGTGAGGTTTTAGCACGGAGTATGCGCTTGAAGCCATCTTCAATTTCACTTGACCATCCTTTGGTGAAGATAGGTTTGGAGATGGGTTTGAACTATTACGGTTCGCCGACAACCTCCGACCAAGCATTGCTTAGCTGTCCATCACTTAAAATGGGAGTTGGTGATTCGGCGCGCTCGCACACGGCGGATGAGTATGTTTATATCGAGGAGATTGCGAAGGGAATTGAGCAGTATAAAACAATGCTATATAAATTATTACAATGA
- a CDS encoding Gene SCO4494 (often clustered with other genes in menaquinone via futalosine pathway), which yields MIEFLTHDADLIRIAESVSSGTRLSNEDALILFERAPLALLGMLATAKREQINGKRAYYNRNIHIEPTNICLFRCKFCSYRRCSLDEPGAWYDSLEDIYNQAAVYQHKGITEVHIVGGVHPLHTLVDYIEIVKTVKRALPEVVVKAYTAVELNYIIRKAGLSLEEGLVLLKEAGMGAIPGGGAEIFDTEVRAQICGEKSSAEEWLATHRAAHKMGITTNATILYGHIETYRHRIDHLARLRALQDETGGFSAFIPLKYRSVNNSMSSLGEVSLPEDMRMLAISRLYLDNFDHIKAYWVMLGKDATELALAFGADDIDGTIDDTTKIYSMAGVADQKPSMTTSQMRSLIARMGYVPIERDTFYREIL from the coding sequence ATGATAGAATTTCTCACACACGATGCAGACCTAATACGCATTGCAGAGTCCGTATCCTCCGGAACACGCTTGTCAAACGAGGATGCTTTGATACTTTTCGAGCGCGCGCCACTCGCACTACTCGGAATGTTGGCAACCGCCAAACGAGAACAAATCAACGGCAAAAGAGCATATTATAATAGGAATATCCATATTGAGCCCACCAATATTTGTCTGTTTCGTTGTAAATTTTGCTCTTACAGAAGATGCTCCCTCGATGAGCCTGGTGCGTGGTATGACTCATTGGAAGATATTTATAATCAGGCTGCTGTGTATCAACATAAAGGTATAACAGAAGTCCACATAGTTGGCGGAGTGCATCCGCTTCACACTCTTGTGGATTATATCGAAATAGTAAAAACCGTAAAGCGCGCCCTTCCAGAGGTTGTCGTAAAGGCTTATACGGCAGTGGAATTGAACTATATCATCCGTAAGGCGGGATTATCTCTTGAGGAGGGTCTCGTGCTATTGAAGGAGGCTGGTATGGGGGCGATTCCGGGCGGAGGTGCAGAGATTTTTGATACAGAGGTGCGTGCGCAGATCTGCGGTGAAAAATCATCCGCCGAAGAGTGGCTCGCAACCCATCGTGCCGCACATAAGATGGGCATAACCACCAATGCTACAATTTTATATGGGCACATCGAAACTTACCGTCATCGTATCGACCACCTCGCACGCCTGCGCGCTTTGCAGGACGAGACGGGTGGATTCTCGGCTTTTATACCTCTGAAATACAGGTCGGTAAATAATTCAATGTCTTCTCTTGGCGAGGTTTCTTTGCCTGAGGATATGAGAATGTTGGCTATTTCGCGACTTTATTTGGATAACTTTGATCATATTAAAGCTTATTGGGTTATGTTAGGCAAGGATGCTACTGAGCTTGCATTGGCATTTGGTGCTGACGATATTGACGGCACCATTGACGACACAACAAAAATATATTCTATGGCTGGTGTCGCCGACCAGAAACCAAGTATGACAACCTCTCAGATGCGCTCATTGATAGCACGTATGGGATACGTACCAATAGAACGCGACACATTTTACAGAGAAATTTTGTAA